Proteins co-encoded in one Rhopalosiphum maidis isolate BTI-1 chromosome 2, ASM367621v3, whole genome shotgun sequence genomic window:
- the LOC113554847 gene encoding uncharacterized protein LOC113554847: protein MAPNGVSAVMEQLTVHSASYRPIPLPLPVHRCRTPVKRTLAPSVITTAHREAYRVRDPQEPIKSNPPRDHDFLAGDGIDRFNCTSYKMHYPVKDGLHRAQPVTPPVRRSLVHVPMEAETSTGNAYRHPVTMKLWRRPSSTYIVSSEPMETTSVHRASYKPPPCNFDSKAKADICPRHAFVDESLRSAMPIKSHTTYTTSYYTRHPNLKLLGQIPAKMLEMQESNKMPRVHDYKIKNSNKLVKCTRKIQHAT, encoded by the exons ATGGCACCGAATGGGGTCAGTGCGGTCATGGAACAGTTGACCGTGCACAGTGCCTCCTACCGGCCAATTCCCCTCCCATTACCGGTGCACCGCTGTCGGACTCCCGTAAAACGGACGCTCGCTCCTTCGGTCATCACCACTGCACATCGGGAAGCATATCGTGTGAGAGATCCTCAGGAACCGATCAAGTCAAACCCACCTCGAGACCATGATTTCCTGGCCGGAGACGGTATTGACCGTTTCAACTGCACGTCGTACAAAATGCATTACCCGGTAAAAGATGGACTGCACCGCG CTCAACCGGTCACACCTCCCGTCCGACGGTCGCTAGTACACGTTCCAATGGAAGCAGAAACGTCTACCGGCAACGCGTACCGCCATCCCGTTACAATGAAACTTTGGCGACGCCCTTCGAGTACTTATATAGTGTCATCGGAACCGATGGAAACGACATCAGTGCACCGAGCGAGTTACAAGCCACCGCCGTGTAATTTTGATTCAAAAGCAAAGGCTGATATCTGTCCTAGACACGCCTTTGTTGACGAGTCGCTAAGATCCGCGATGCCCATCAAAAGTCACACCACTTATACGACCTCATATTATACGAGacatccaaatttaaaacttctaGGACAGATACCAGCAAAAATGCTTGAGATGCAAGAGTCAAATAAAATGCCTAGAGTTCAcgactataaaataaagaatagtaataaattggtTAAATGTACGAGAAAAATTCAACACGCAACATAA